The window GATCTCGTCCAGCAGCATCTGCACCGCGGCCGTGCCCATCGCCTGCACCGGCTGGCGCACCGTGGTCAGCGGCGGATCGGTGAACGCCACCAGCGGTGAGTCGTCGAACCCGATCACCGAGACGTCACCTGGCACCGCACGGCCGAGGTCGCGGATCGCCCGGATCGCCCCCAGCGCCATCAAGTCACTGCCGCAGATCACCGCGGTGCAGCCCCGGTCGACCAGCGCGGCGGCAGCGGCCCGGCCGCCCTCCACGGTGAAGAACGTGTGCTCCACGAACTCGGAGACGTCGGAAAGCCCCAGCGCCTGCTGAAACGCTTCCAGCTTGCGCAGCACCGGCACGAACCGGCGCGGCCCCACCGCCAGCCCGATTCTCTCGTGCCCGAGGCTCACCAGATGGCTCACCGACTGCCGGATCGCCGCCCGGTCATCGGTGGACAGGAACGGCGCCGCCACGCCCGGCTGGTACCCGTTGATCAGGATGATCGGCAGCCGCCGCGCCGCCAGACGGTTGTAGCGCTCGACGTCCGCGGTGCTGTCCGCGTGTAAGCCGGAGACGAACACGATGCCCGCGACGCCCCGATCGACGAGGACGTCGGTGTACGCGTCCTCGGTCATGCCGCCGGGCACCTGCGTGCAGAGCACCGCTGTGAAGCCCTGCATCGACAGCCCTTGCTCGATCACCTGGGCGAACGCGGGGAAGATCGGGTTCTCGAGCTCGGGCGTGATCAGCCCGATCAGCCCGGCGCTGCGCTGCTGCAGCCGCGGTGGCCGCTCGTAACCGAGGATGTCGAGCGCGGCCAGCACGGCCTGGCGGGTTGCCGGCGAGACCCCCGCCTTGTCGTTCAGGACCCGGCTGACGGTCGCCTCACTCACGCCGGCCTTCACGGCCACGTCGGCTAGCCGCGGGGTCATGGTTCGCACTCTAGTGCCTCATCGCTGGTGGTCAGGTCACGGCTCGGGCGCTCACGGCGGGGCGCCGACGGCACGGTGGCCGCCGGCGCCCCGCGGTGTCAAGCCGGGGTGGAGCCCGGCCTCACACCGGGCCGGCGCACGAAGCGCCGACCCACCGGGTACACCCCGCCCGGGGCATGGGTACCCGGAGTTCTCGACCTGCTCATCGCCAGGTGTCGGTGAGCGCCAGAGTTCCGCCGGCCGGTGTCGTGGCCGCGCGATTCGGATCCGACTCCCAGGTGATCGTCCCGTCGGGAGCCTTCTTGACGTACTTGTACTGGAATGACGTCGACGGAGGCAGCTCCAGCGTGGCCTTCCAGACCGGGTAGGACGCCGAGGACAGCGGCTTGGCGTTCGCCGGGTTCCAGCTGCCCAGCGCCGGGATGCTGCCCACCAGGTACACGTCCTGCCCGTACCAGGTGGTGACCGTCGCGTTGACGTTGACCGCCACCGACGCGGACGCCGTCGGAGAAGGCGACGGCGACGGCGACGACGAGACCTTCGCCAGGTGGTGGATCGCGAGCGAGCTCATCGCCGGCACCGTCGCGGTGAAGCGCCCGTCGCCATCGACGGTCACGGTCGGGCCGGTGCACGCCCCGTCCCGCACCTCACCGCGCGTGACGTCGCAGTACGTGCCGGCCGCCAGCGACGTCTGGAATGTGCGGGACAGCGCGGCCGAATCGCGGTTCACGACCACGTAGCCGCGATCGCCGCGCGCGAAGCCGACCTGGTTCGAGCCGTTCGTCCACCAGTTGGAGACCGCGGCCGAACCGACCGCGTTGCGGAAGCCGACCATGTTCGCGATCGCGCCCTGCCGGTGTTCGCACACCCAACCGGACCCGCAG is drawn from Cryptosporangium aurantiacum and contains these coding sequences:
- a CDS encoding LacI family DNA-binding transcriptional regulator, producing the protein MTPRLADVAVKAGVSEATVSRVLNDKAGVSPATRQAVLAALDILGYERPPRLQQRSAGLIGLITPELENPIFPAFAQVIEQGLSMQGFTAVLCTQVPGGMTEDAYTDVLVDRGVAGIVFVSGLHADSTADVERYNRLAARRLPIILINGYQPGVAAPFLSTDDRAAIRQSVSHLVSLGHERIGLAVGPRRFVPVLRKLEAFQQALGLSDVSEFVEHTFFTVEGGRAAAAALVDRGCTAVICGSDLMALGAIRAIRDLGRAVPGDVSVIGFDDSPLVAFTDPPLTTVRQPVQAMGTAAVQMLLDEIAGVPGPKSEFVFQPELVVRGSTGSGPRLR